From the Primulina tabacum isolate GXHZ01 chromosome 15, ASM2559414v2, whole genome shotgun sequence genome, one window contains:
- the LOC142526909 gene encoding uncharacterized protein LOC142526909, translating into MWRFKSFTHKEQNGLEGRIIDIGNLKVQVRNIIAEGGFSCVYSSRDAIHGSKPFALKHIICNDEESLELAMKEISVMKSLKGHPNVVTYCAHAVFDMGRTKEILLLMECCEKSLVNVLESRGAGFFEEKQVLTIFRDVCNAVFAMHCHSPPIAHRDLKAENLLLGSDGLWKLCDFGSTSTNHKRFEKPEEMGIEEDNIRKYTTPAYRAPEMWDLFRRELINEKVDIWAVGCLLFRICYFKLAFDGESKLQILNGNYRIPDLPKYNSSLTDLIRDMLQSSPNDRPDITQVWFRVNSLLPEGSQKSLPDRPPEMPQQTTDVLAGMPKPANKSNPMPRRSPPPPPSAGAQNASLVPNILRTGESAGPFGAFWTSEHAKDSVINEDESRPKYDEDGTNHTLSGHDKICPEKHTGSYSTPSKEQNFQSSTVQKSTPGRSVDRPSFENSPFRDDSDQSTERLRPPKPEEAPTFQNDAFNAFVAEFGSNKKSPGTNGQRSEKEEFLEEELKKVREQLAHANTEKAEITSKYEKLSAICRSQRQEIQDLKQALAARTPSPSKDQPRNQSSTTPPNEKIEGTVWQLKQGLFDRHSISPDPQQWQAFADDSRPPTLPPNNTPKSVRTRNGQQSKKPIEPSSSTNALGFGSENFKVDPSDSSKINVPMGGLSKSQRFGESKSVENKLNPQPAGWAGF; encoded by the exons ATGTGGAGATTCAAATCCTTTACGCATAAAGAACAAAATGGGCTGGAAGGTCGCATCATTGACATTGGCAATTTAAAAGTTCAGGTTCGTAATATCATTGCTGAAGGTGGATTCTCATGTGTCTACTCATCTAGAGATGCAATACATGGTTCCAAGCCATTTGCCTTGAAGCACATTATATGCAATGATGAAGAGTCACTAGAGCTAgcaatgaaagagatatcagtCATGAAATCTCTCAAAGGGCATCCCAATGTTGTCACTTATTGTGCTCATGCTGTTTTTGATATGGGACGTACCAAGGAGATCCTCCTTCTCATGGAATGTTGTGAGAAATCTCTGGTTAATGTGCTTGAGAGCAGGGGGGCTGGGTTCTTTGAGGAAAAGCAGGTTCTAACAATTTTTCGGGATGTGTGCAATGCTGTTTTTGCAATGCACTGCCACAGTCCACCTATTGCACACCG AGACTTGAAGGCTGAGAATCTTTTGCTGGGGTCTGATGGATTGTGGAAGTTGTGTGATTTTGGTAGTACTTCCACAAATCATAAACGTTTCGAGAAACCTGAGGAAATGGGTATCGAGGAAGATAATATTAGAAAATACACAACACCAGCATATAGAGCTCCTGAG ATGTGGGATCTTTTTCGCAGAGAACTTATAAATGAAAAAGTAGATATATGG GCAGTTGGATGTCTCCTTTTTCGCATATGTTACTTCAAGTTAGCATTCGACGGTGAATCAAAGCTCCAAATTTTGAATGGGAACTATCGCATCCCAGATTTACCAAAGTACAACTCATCACTGACAGATCTTATAAGAGACATGCTTCAATCTTCCCCAAATGACAGACCGGATATCACGCAG GTCTGGTTCCGTGTTAATAGCCTTTTACCGGAAGGGTCACAGAAATCACTACCTGACAGACCTCCAGAAATGCCGCAACAGACTACTGATGTTCTTGCAG GCATGCCAAAGCCTGCAAACAAGTCCAATCCAATGCCTCGTAGAAGTCCACCTCCGCCTCCCTCAGCTGGAGCTCAAAACGCATCATTAGTTCCAAATATTCTCAGAACAGGCGAAAGTGCAGGCCCTTTTGGTGCTTTCTGGACCTCCGAACATGCAAAAGATTCAGTGATCAATGAGGATGAGAGCCGTCCTAAGTATGATGAAGACGGAACCAATCATACATTATCTGGACATGACAAGATCTGTCCTGAAAAGCATACAGGTTCCTATTCAACTCCATCTAAGGAGCAAAATTTTCAATCTTCTACAGTCCAAAAAAGCACACCAGGTAGATCAGTCGATAGACCAAGTTTTGAAAATTCACCATTTCGGGATGACTCAGACCAAAGTACAGAAAGATTGAGACCCCCGAAACCAGAGGAAGCACCCACCTTTCAAAATGATGCATTCAACGCTTTTGTAGCAGAATTTGGCAGTAACAAGAAAAGTCCTGGCACTAATGGTCAGAGATCGGAGAAGGAAGAGTTCTTGGAGGAAGAGCTAAAAAAGGTGAGAGAGCAGCTTGCACATGCCAATACAGAAAAGGCAGAAATAACCTCCAAATACGAAAAGCTCTCTGCAATTTGTCGGTCCCAGCGCCAAGAAATACAGGATCTTAAGCAAGCTCTAGCTGCGAGAACTCCATCACCGAGTAAAGATCAGCCCAGGAACCAATCATCCACTACTCCACCT AATGAGAAGATTGAAGGAACGGTTTGGCAATTGAAACAGGGTTTATTTGACCGACATTCCATTAGCCCAGATCCTCAACAGTGGCAGGCTTTCGCTGATGATTCCAGGCCACCGACGTTGCCTCCGAACAACACCCCTAAATCTGTCAGAACAAGAAATGGTCAGCAGAGTAAGAAGCCCATCGAGCCATCTTCTAGTACCAATGCTTTGGGATTTGGATCCGAGAATTTTAAGGTGGATCCGTCGGATTCCTCAAAGATAAATGTACCCATGGGTGGATTGAGCAAGTCTCAACGATTTGGTGAGTCGAAGAGCGTGGAAAATAAGTTGAATCCCCAACCTGCTGGGTGGGCTGGTTTCTAG